The following proteins are encoded in a genomic region of Lachnospiraceae bacterium KM106-2:
- a CDS encoding homoserine O-succinyltransferase, producing the protein MPIKVSGTLPAKKILENENIFMMHESRALTQDIRPLKIAILNLMPLKEETEVQLLRCLSNTPLQVDVTFLMTASYIGKNTPASHLDKFYVTYDDVKDQRFDGLIITGAPVEQLEFEEVIYWPELEKIMEWSKSNVTSTLHICWGAQAGLYYHYGIEKYPLEHKLSGIYEHILLHRKDPLVRGFDDIFCAPHSRYTSMRAEDIEANDELKILAVSEEAGVFLVTSTDGRQIFVMGHPEYDRVTLDSEYKRDVKKGLDPEVPVNYYPDDDPNQRPVLSWRGVSNALYTNWLNYYVYQNTPYEW; encoded by the coding sequence ATGCCTATTAAAGTTTCAGGTACGTTACCTGCAAAAAAAATATTAGAAAATGAAAATATATTTATGATGCACGAATCAAGAGCACTTACTCAAGATATCCGTCCTTTAAAGATCGCCATCTTAAATCTGATGCCGTTAAAGGAAGAAACCGAAGTACAGTTGCTTCGTTGTTTATCCAATACACCATTACAAGTCGATGTTACTTTCTTAATGACAGCAAGCTACATCGGCAAGAACACGCCAGCAAGTCACTTAGATAAGTTCTATGTGACTTACGACGATGTGAAAGATCAACGTTTCGACGGCTTGATCATCACAGGCGCTCCTGTGGAGCAGCTTGAATTTGAAGAAGTAATCTACTGGCCAGAGCTTGAAAAGATCATGGAATGGTCCAAGAGCAATGTGACAAGCACATTGCACATTTGCTGGGGGGCACAAGCTGGCCTATACTATCACTATGGAATCGAGAAATATCCGCTTGAGCATAAGCTAAGCGGTATCTACGAGCATATTCTTCTTCACCGTAAAGATCCGCTCGTTCGCGGATTTGATGACATCTTCTGTGCACCTCATTCTCGTTACACAAGTATGAGAGCCGAAGATATCGAAGCGAATGACGAGTTAAAGATCTTAGCTGTCAGCGAAGAAGCAGGAGTCTTCCTAGTGACTTCTACAGATGGAAGACAAATCTTTGTTATGGGTCATCCAGAATATGACCGCGTTACGTTGGATTCGGAATATAAACGTGATGTGAAGAAGGGCCTTGATCCGGAAGTGCCTGTGAATTACTATCCGGATGATGATCCGAACCAGAGACCAGTGTTGTCTTGGCGAGGGGTCTCCAATGCGTTGTATACGAATTGGTTGAATTATTATGTTTATCAGAATACGCCTTATGAGTGGTAA
- a CDS encoding DNA ligase translates to MDQVKMDRMKELVTLLNQAGKAYYQDASEIMSNFEYDKLYDELVALEKETNVTLSNSPTVHVGYEVLSELPKERHPSSMLSLDKTKDVDELQSFLGSQEALLSWKLDGLTVVLTYENGTLQKAVTRGNGEIGEVITNNAKVFKNVPINISYTGRLVLRGEAVIKYSDFEKINAMIEDVDAKYKNPRNLCSGSVRQLNNEITAKRNVHFFAFTLVQAEDVDFKNSREEQMKFLTSLGFDTVEYKRVNAGNIHDTVAWFAEKIVSNDVPSDGLVLMYDDIAYSRSLGTTAKFPRDGIAFKWQDEVKETTLREIEWSASRTGLINPVAIFDPVELEGTTVSRASVHNVSIVESLELGIGDKIDVYKANMIIPQIAENKTRSSKLEIPSHCPVCGGETQIKQDNDVKALYCINPDCLAKRIKSFTHFVSRDAMNIEGLSEATIEKFIAKGFIKELADLYHVGQHKEEIKVMEGFGDKSFDNLMKSLEKARHTSLAKFIYSLGIPNIGLSNAKLICKEYKDDFDAIRNANVQDLVDVQGIGEVIAQTFVSYFRKEENQKIVDDLLKEITFEKAAESNTEQIFDGMNFVITGSVEHYANRNEVKAVIEERGGKVTGSVTSKTNYLINNDYLSNSSKNKKAKELNIPIITEEEFIAMLNE, encoded by the coding sequence ATGGATCAAGTAAAGATGGATCGAATGAAAGAGCTTGTCACTCTTTTAAATCAAGCAGGCAAGGCATATTATCAGGATGCCAGTGAGATCATGTCCAACTTCGAATATGATAAATTGTATGATGAGTTAGTGGCACTTGAAAAAGAAACGAATGTTACCTTATCCAACAGTCCAACCGTTCATGTTGGTTATGAAGTATTAAGTGAGCTACCAAAAGAAAGACATCCTTCCAGCATGCTTTCTCTTGATAAGACAAAGGATGTGGACGAACTTCAAAGCTTCCTAGGAAGCCAGGAAGCTTTGCTTTCTTGGAAGTTAGATGGTTTAACAGTCGTACTAACTTATGAAAATGGAACATTACAAAAAGCGGTTACTCGTGGTAATGGAGAAATTGGTGAAGTTATCACTAACAATGCGAAAGTATTTAAAAACGTGCCAATTAACATTTCCTATACCGGACGTCTTGTTCTTCGTGGCGAAGCCGTGATCAAATATTCTGACTTCGAAAAGATCAACGCCATGATCGAAGATGTGGATGCCAAATACAAGAATCCTCGTAACTTATGTTCCGGTTCCGTTCGTCAGTTAAACAATGAGATCACAGCGAAACGAAACGTTCATTTCTTCGCGTTTACTCTTGTACAAGCAGAAGACGTTGACTTTAAGAATTCCAGAGAAGAGCAGATGAAATTCTTGACTTCACTTGGATTCGATACCGTGGAATACAAACGTGTCAATGCAGGAAATATCCACGATACGGTTGCTTGGTTTGCAGAAAAGATCGTAAGCAATGATGTTCCTTCCGATGGATTGGTATTAATGTATGATGATATTGCTTACAGCCGTTCCCTTGGAACGACAGCCAAATTCCCTCGTGATGGAATCGCATTTAAATGGCAGGATGAAGTGAAGGAGACCACTCTTCGTGAAATCGAGTGGAGTGCTTCAAGAACTGGTTTGATCAATCCAGTTGCAATCTTTGATCCTGTTGAATTAGAAGGAACCACTGTAAGCCGTGCAAGCGTTCATAACGTAAGTATCGTAGAAAGCCTAGAATTAGGAATTGGCGATAAAATCGATGTTTATAAGGCGAACATGATCATTCCACAGATTGCGGAAAATAAGACAAGAAGCTCCAAGTTAGAGATCCCAAGCCACTGTCCGGTATGTGGCGGCGAGACGCAGATCAAGCAGGATAACGATGTAAAAGCGTTATATTGTATCAATCCAGACTGCCTTGCAAAACGAATTAAATCGTTCACTCATTTTGTAAGCAGAGATGCCATGAATATCGAAGGTCTTTCGGAAGCAACGATTGAGAAATTCATTGCTAAAGGATTTATCAAGGAATTAGCGGATCTTTATCATGTGGGTCAGCATAAAGAAGAAATCAAGGTGATGGAAGGCTTTGGTGACAAATCCTTTGATAATTTGATGAAGAGTTTAGAAAAAGCGAGACATACGTCACTTGCCAAATTCATTTACAGTTTAGGAATTCCAAACATCGGACTTTCTAATGCGAAATTAATCTGCAAAGAGTATAAAGATGATTTTGATGCGATCCGTAATGCAAATGTGCAGGATCTTGTGGATGTGCAGGGAATCGGCGAAGTCATTGCGCAGACTTTTGTTTCCTATTTTAGAAAAGAAGAGAATCAAAAGATCGTAGACGATCTTTTAAAAGAGATTACCTTTGAAAAGGCAGCCGAGAGCAATACAGAGCAGATCTTTGACGGTATGAATTTTGTTATTACCGGAAGTGTAGAACATTATGCAAATCGAAATGAAGTGAAGGCAGTGATCGAAGAGCGCGGGGGCAAAGTAACTGGTTCGGTTACTTCAAAGACAAATTATCTAATCAACAACGATTATTTGTCAAATTCTTCGAAAAACAAAAAGGCGAAAGAATTAAATATCCCGATTATTACAGAAGAGGAATTTATCGCTATGTTAAATGAATAA
- a CDS encoding ribosomal large subunit pseudouridine synthase F, with protein sequence MSLELKEEIRLNKFLSNAGVCSRREADRLIEMGKITVDGVRAEMGTKVREDQDIKVNGKSITKEEKMILIAFNKPRGIVCTTSKKDPDNIIDYINYGKRIYPIGRLDKDSEGLILLTNKGELVDKLLRGSNYHEKEYIVRVNKKITPSFLKEMSEGVPILETMTRPCEIKQINEYSFRIILTQGLNRQIRRMCEHFEYRVVSLKRVRIMNIHLGKLQLGGYRNITPNELATLKKDLGMGGND encoded by the coding sequence ATGTCATTAGAATTAAAAGAAGAAATTCGTTTGAATAAATTTTTAAGTAATGCAGGTGTCTGTTCTCGAAGAGAAGCGGATCGCTTGATCGAGATGGGTAAGATCACCGTAGATGGTGTGAGAGCCGAAATGGGAACCAAAGTTCGTGAAGACCAAGATATCAAGGTAAATGGCAAGAGCATCACAAAAGAAGAAAAGATGATCTTGATCGCATTCAACAAGCCAAGAGGAATCGTCTGCACGACGAGCAAGAAAGACCCAGATAATATTATCGATTACATTAATTATGGAAAGAGAATCTATCCGATCGGCCGTTTGGACAAGGATTCCGAAGGTCTTATCTTACTTACCAATAAGGGAGAACTTGTAGATAAGCTGCTTCGTGGAAGCAACTATCATGAGAAAGAATATATCGTGCGTGTGAATAAGAAGATCACTCCAAGCTTCTTGAAAGAGATGTCAGAAGGTGTACCTATTTTAGAAACCATGACTCGTCCTTGCGAGATCAAGCAGATCAATGAATATTCTTTCCGTATCATCTTAACACAGGGCTTAAATCGTCAGATCCGCCGTATGTGTGAGCATTTTGAATACCGAGTAGTATCCTTAAAACGTGTGCGTATCATGAACATCCACCTTGGTAAGTTACAACTTGGCGGTTACCGCAATATCACACCAAATGAACTAGCAACCTTGAAGAAAGACCTTGGAATGGGAGGAAATGATTAA
- a CDS encoding membrane-bound lytic murein transglycosylase D precursor — protein MQVNSITKVNQANNTDTTSTKKITSGNSFKSYLGESKSLDEIFQKAADKYGVDVNLLKAMGKVESNFNTNAVSKAGAQGIMQLMPKTAKGLGVTNSFDAEQNINGAAKLMASHLEKYNGDVKLSLAAYNAGGGNVKKYGGIPPFKETQNYVNKIMKLYNGDTKIDTSKVSTGSGSSSEKVVEYYPGNTVDLDSVGKSLAESREELKNMSASQISAGFSYDSYLKFLETYLQNSQEQQTDGQTAYNNLSQSAYTNAIKSLLNQG, from the coding sequence ATGCAAGTAAATTCAATTACAAAAGTGAATCAAGCAAATAATACAGATACAACAAGTACGAAAAAGATCACATCAGGCAATTCCTTTAAGTCTTATTTGGGCGAATCCAAAAGTCTCGATGAGATTTTTCAAAAGGCAGCAGATAAATATGGGGTAGATGTAAATCTATTAAAAGCAATGGGTAAGGTTGAATCTAACTTTAATACCAATGCAGTGTCCAAAGCTGGTGCGCAAGGAATCATGCAGTTGATGCCTAAGACAGCAAAGGGATTAGGGGTAACCAATTCTTTTGATGCAGAGCAGAATATCAATGGTGCTGCTAAGTTAATGGCAAGCCATCTTGAAAAATATAATGGTGATGTGAAATTATCGTTAGCTGCGTACAATGCAGGTGGTGGTAACGTGAAAAAATATGGCGGTATTCCACCATTTAAAGAAACTCAAAATTATGTTAACAAGATTATGAAATTGTATAATGGTGATACAAAGATCGATACATCAAAGGTATCTACTGGTTCTGGCAGCTCTTCTGAAAAGGTTGTAGAATATTATCCAGGTAATACAGTTGATCTTGATAGCGTTGGAAAGTCATTAGCAGAAAGTAGAGAAGAGCTTAAGAATATGTCTGCAAGCCAGATTTCTGCAGGGTTCTCTTATGATAGTTATCTTAAATTTTTAGAGACTTATTTACAAAATAGTCAAGAACAACAGACTGACGGACAGACTGCTTATAATAATTTGAGTCAATCTGCTTATACAAATGCAATTAAATCTTTATTGAATCAAGGATAA
- a CDS encoding multiple sugar ABC transporter, membrane-spanning permease protein MsmG has translation MEGRVNKAARKRNSIILTVFLIFLMLLFLAPIVIVLLNSFKGKFFISTNPFDIPKGEMFVGITNYSRGLELTNFFSAIGWSFFITVTSVILIVIFTSMTAWFITRVKSKITSMIYYLFVFSMIVPFQMVMYTMTDMSNKTHMNTPFGIQVLYLGFGAGLATFMFCGFVKSIPLEIEEAALIDGCSPVRTFFSIVLPILKPTVITVTILQTMWIWNDYLLPSLVLDSEKYRTIPIAVQYLRGGYGSVDMGAMMAMLVLAMLPIIIFYLFCQKYIIKGVVAGAVKG, from the coding sequence ATGGAAGGCAGAGTAAATAAAGCAGCACGAAAAAGAAATTCTATTATTTTAACCGTCTTTTTAATATTTTTGATGTTATTGTTCCTTGCTCCGATTGTGATCGTATTATTAAATTCATTCAAAGGAAAGTTCTTTATTAGTACGAATCCTTTTGATATTCCAAAAGGTGAAATGTTCGTTGGAATCACCAATTATTCTCGTGGTTTGGAATTAACGAATTTCTTTAGTGCGATTGGATGGTCTTTCTTTATCACGGTGACATCGGTTATTCTGATCGTCATCTTTACATCCATGACAGCATGGTTCATTACTAGAGTAAAAAGTAAGATTACAAGTATGATCTACTATTTATTCGTATTCTCTATGATCGTACCTTTCCAGATGGTTATGTATACGATGACAGATATGTCAAACAAGACTCATATGAATACACCATTTGGAATTCAGGTATTATATCTTGGATTTGGTGCAGGCCTAGCGACATTTATGTTCTGCGGATTTGTTAAAAGTATCCCTCTTGAAATCGAAGAGGCTGCCTTAATTGATGGATGCAGTCCAGTCAGAACTTTCTTTTCAATTGTGCTTCCGATTTTAAAACCAACCGTTATTACGGTAACGATCTTACAGACGATGTGGATCTGGAACGATTATCTGTTACCAAGTCTCGTTTTGGATTCAGAAAAATATCGTACGATTCCAATTGCCGTTCAATATTTAAGAGGTGGTTATGGCTCGGTTGATATGGGAGCAATGATGGCAATGCTTGTATTGGCAATGCTGCCAATTATCATATTCTATCTGTTCTGTCAGAAGTATATTATCAAAGGTGTTGTTGCTGGTGCTGTTAAAGGCTGA
- a CDS encoding multiple sugar ABC transporter, membrane-spanning permease protein MsmF: MQKALRKFHNWIIFLLPTFAAFVIVFLIPFVQGIWLSFCKFRTMSHVRFDGVSNYVKAFQSPDFLNALGFTTKFTIVSVITINFFAFGLALLLTKGIKGTNLFRTVFFMPNLIGGIVLGWIWQVILNGILQNFNATLVTDAKYGFWGLVILMNWQMIGYMMIIYIAAIQNVPTDLIEAAEIDGATKFQVLKKVTMPMVMPSFTICLFLTLTNSFKLFDQNYALTAGEPAKASEMLALNIYQTFYGRIGWRGVGQAKAVVFFVLVAIISITQLVITRRKEVEQ, from the coding sequence ATGCAAAAAGCACTACGTAAGTTTCATAACTGGATCATCTTTCTACTTCCCACTTTTGCCGCATTTGTAATCGTTTTTTTAATACCTTTTGTACAAGGAATTTGGTTATCATTTTGTAAGTTCAGAACGATGTCACATGTAAGATTTGATGGTGTTAGTAACTATGTAAAAGCATTTCAGAGTCCTGATTTTTTAAATGCATTAGGGTTTACAACTAAATTTACGATCGTATCTGTTATTACAATCAACTTTTTTGCCTTCGGATTGGCATTACTATTAACAAAAGGAATTAAAGGCACGAACTTATTTCGAACGGTATTCTTTATGCCTAACTTAATTGGTGGTATCGTTTTAGGATGGATCTGGCAAGTAATCTTAAATGGAATTCTACAGAATTTCAATGCTACGTTAGTTACGGATGCAAAATATGGATTCTGGGGTCTGGTCATCTTGATGAACTGGCAGATGATCGGTTATATGATGATCATATACATAGCAGCGATTCAGAATGTTCCTACAGATCTGATTGAAGCTGCAGAAATTGATGGAGCAACAAAATTTCAAGTTTTGAAGAAGGTTACTATGCCAATGGTAATGCCTTCCTTCACAATTTGTTTATTCCTTACTTTAACCAACTCGTTTAAACTATTTGATCAAAACTATGCATTAACAGCCGGTGAGCCAGCCAAAGCCAGTGAGATGCTGGCGCTGAACATCTATCAGACGTTCTATGGAAGAATTGGATGGAGAGGTGTTGGCCAGGCAAAAGCTGTTGTATTCTTTGTATTAGTAGCCATTATTAGTATTACGCAGTTAGTGATCACGAGACGTAAGGAGGTGGAGCAATAA
- a CDS encoding formate efflux transporter, with protein sequence MNRSDLDVIAGSAVQKADLLEHKPFTYFMRALMAGFYLVVAIILSNICAAVLLKNYPEFSKLTGSFLFPIAIVLIVFLGAELFTGNNMTMAVGCYQRKVTVKQLALVWIVSYIGNFIGSFLLSYLFVKSGSSSAILIDYYNQIIEPKLALTPLQMVLRGVLCNFLVCIAVLVGSKMKTESGKLIVMFPVIMAFVVAGFEHSIANMGTYSIAYLLLGKLPMALVFKSMFFVTIGNMIGGAVLLALPLKLMSIDDK encoded by the coding sequence ATGAACAGAAGTGATTTAGATGTGATAGCAGGCTCTGCTGTCCAAAAAGCCGACTTATTAGAACATAAGCCGTTTACTTATTTTATGCGTGCCCTTATGGCCGGATTTTATTTAGTAGTTGCAATCATTCTTTCCAACATTTGCGCTGCCGTACTATTAAAAAACTACCCAGAATTCTCAAAACTGACCGGTTCTTTTCTCTTCCCGATCGCAATCGTACTGATTGTCTTCCTTGGGGCAGAATTATTTACCGGAAATAATATGACAATGGCCGTAGGCTGTTACCAAAGAAAGGTTACCGTAAAGCAGCTTGCTCTTGTTTGGATCGTAAGTTATATTGGTAACTTCATAGGATCATTCCTATTATCCTATCTCTTTGTAAAGAGCGGATCAAGTAGCGCTATCCTGATCGATTATTATAATCAGATCATTGAGCCAAAACTTGCTCTTACACCTCTTCAAATGGTATTACGTGGTGTTTTATGTAACTTCCTTGTATGTATCGCTGTCTTAGTTGGTTCTAAGATGAAAACAGAAAGTGGTAAATTAATCGTTATGTTCCCTGTTATCATGGCTTTCGTCGTTGCCGGATTTGAGCATAGCATTGCCAATATGGGTACATACTCTATCGCTTACTTATTACTTGGAAAACTACCAATGGCTCTTGTCTTCAAGAGTATGTTCTTTGTAACGATCGGAAATATGATCGGCGGTGCTGTCTTACTTGCCTTACCATTAAAGCTCATGAGTATTGATGATAAGTAA
- a CDS encoding cystathionine gamma-synthase — protein MKNFSNYNDYSLKDDLHFESKAVHGALGNDPMTGAVSFPIYQTATFRHKALGESTGYDYSRLQNPTRQELERTMAILEGGVEGFAFASGQAANMCVFDLLSPGDHVILSDDIYGGTYRIGEDIFGKFGITFTYIDMSDLDLLKKTITEHTKMIFIETPTNPMMKVADIAEISKIAKQHDILFTVDNTFLTPYFQKPLLLGADIVVHSGTKYIGGHNDTIAGIVVVKTKELAERMRLEMKSQGNMLASLDSWLLLRGLKTLPLRMDRHNENAMKVANWLRGQKKVKKVYYAGFEDTKGYEIMKKQTTGFGGMISFTVDSVDTVRQILSKVDMIMFAESLGGTETLITYPTTQTHESIPTDIKERLGITDTFLRLSVGIEHIDDIIKDLEQALA, from the coding sequence ATGAAGAATTTCAGTAATTATAATGATTATAGTTTAAAAGATGACTTACATTTTGAATCAAAAGCGGTTCATGGTGCATTAGGAAATGACCCAATGACAGGAGCTGTAAGCTTCCCTATATATCAGACAGCAACCTTTCGACATAAAGCATTAGGAGAGTCTACAGGATATGACTACTCAAGATTACAAAATCCTACACGTCAAGAATTAGAACGTACTATGGCGATTCTGGAAGGTGGAGTAGAAGGATTTGCATTTGCAAGCGGTCAGGCAGCAAACATGTGTGTATTTGACTTATTAAGCCCTGGAGATCATGTCATTTTATCAGATGATATCTATGGTGGAACATATCGTATCGGAGAAGATATCTTCGGTAAATTCGGCATTACGTTTACTTATATTGATATGTCTGATCTTGATCTTTTGAAAAAGACCATTACGGAACATACAAAAATGATCTTCATTGAAACACCAACAAACCCAATGATGAAAGTAGCAGATATCGCTGAAATTTCTAAGATTGCAAAACAACATGATATTTTATTTACTGTTGATAATACATTCTTAACTCCATATTTTCAAAAACCTCTATTACTAGGAGCGGATATCGTTGTTCATAGTGGAACAAAATATATCGGAGGACATAACGATACCATTGCCGGAATTGTAGTTGTTAAGACAAAAGAGTTAGCGGAAAGAATGCGTCTTGAAATGAAATCTCAAGGTAATATGTTAGCTTCTCTCGATTCTTGGTTATTATTAAGAGGTCTAAAGACTTTACCATTACGTATGGATCGTCATAATGAGAATGCAATGAAAGTTGCGAATTGGTTAAGAGGCCAAAAGAAAGTTAAGAAAGTATACTATGCTGGATTTGAAGATACAAAGGGATACGAGATCATGAAGAAACAGACAACAGGATTCGGTGGTATGATCTCCTTTACGGTTGACAGTGTTGATACAGTACGTCAGATCTTGTCAAAAGTTGATATGATCATGTTCGCAGAAAGTTTAGGCGGAACAGAAACCTTGATCACTTATCCAACCACACAGACTCATGAATCAATCCCAACCGATATTAAAGAAAGACTTGGAATTACAGATACATTCCTTCGTCTCTCTGTAGGAATTGAGCATATTGATGATATTATTAAAGATTTAGAACAAGCATTAGCATAG
- a CDS encoding transcriptional regulator of rhamnose utilization, AraC family, giving the protein MDNKQESHKRGYLKQDFQFFHIADQTDLTFEFHYHEFNKIIIFLSGNVTYLIEGKSYKLKPWDILLINNHDVHKPIINTNETYDRIILWIDNDFISKHSNENCDLTTCFKLAGRKSFSLIRLEKSLQDQLKQLISSLEQSVHSEEFGSKLLSNAIFLQFLIYLNRIYLNQSYIYDQNALETDTQIEGILQYVKDHLGEDLSVESIANHFYLSKHYLMHKFKLRTGYTLHNYILKKRLFYATELIQSGLPIIKASEQSGFRDYSTFLRAFRKTFHCSPKEFFQKDSL; this is encoded by the coding sequence ATGGACAACAAGCAAGAATCACATAAACGAGGCTACCTCAAGCAAGATTTTCAGTTCTTCCATATCGCAGATCAAACTGATTTGACCTTTGAATTTCACTATCATGAATTCAACAAGATCATCATCTTTTTATCCGGAAATGTTACTTACTTAATCGAAGGTAAATCATATAAATTAAAACCTTGGGACATTCTTCTGATCAATAATCACGATGTCCACAAGCCAATCATTAATACGAATGAAACTTACGATCGTATCATCCTTTGGATCGATAATGATTTTATCAGTAAACACAGCAACGAAAACTGTGATCTTACAACTTGTTTCAAATTAGCCGGCCGTAAAAGCTTTAGTCTGATCCGTTTAGAAAAAAGCCTTCAAGATCAATTAAAACAATTGATTTCTTCCTTGGAACAATCTGTTCACTCCGAGGAATTTGGATCCAAACTATTGAGCAATGCGATCTTCTTGCAATTTCTAATCTATCTAAATCGTATCTATTTGAACCAAAGTTATATCTACGATCAGAATGCATTAGAAACCGATACTCAGATCGAAGGTATCCTGCAATATGTAAAAGACCATCTTGGAGAGGATTTATCCGTTGAATCGATTGCAAATCATTTCTACTTAAGCAAACATTATTTAATGCATAAATTCAAATTACGAACTGGATATACCTTGCATAATTACATTTTAAAAAAGCGACTGTTTTATGCAACGGAACTCATTCAATCTGGTCTACCTATTATTAAAGCATCTGAGCAAAGCGGGTTCCGTGATTACTCCACGTTTCTTCGTGCATTTCGCAAAACCTTCCATTGCTCGCCAAAAGAATTCTTTCAAAAAGACTCTTTATAA
- a CDS encoding DNA polymerase IV — protein MEKVIFHVDVNSAFLSWEAAYRLAQDPSAEDIRKIPAAIGGDVKKRHGIILAKSNLAKQYGIKTGMPIVEAVRLCPMLYLAQPNFSIYSKRSSELMQLLKEFAPVVEQFSIDEAFLDMSHTELLYGEPMQAAHKLKDRIKAELGFTVNIGVSNCKLLAKMASDFTKPDRVHSLFPEEVPEKMWPLPVEDLFFVGRATGSRLRSLGITTIGELAKTDVVFLRSQFKKHGELIHEFANGRDVSIVSGESRENKGYGNSTTIPFDVEDAVVAKMVLLSLSETVATRLRKNHVETSVVSVEIVDNTFHKVSKQKTLLDPTNVTNDIYEIACSLFEQLWNGAPIRLLGIQTAKVSDDTEAKQLSIFDYNREPKLAKLDQAVDQIRGKFGDEAIMRASFINAKIQPMQGKKTRDKK, from the coding sequence ATGGAGAAAGTGATTTTTCATGTGGATGTAAATTCTGCGTTTTTAAGCTGGGAAGCCGCTTATCGACTGGCACAAGATCCATCAGCGGAGGATATTCGTAAGATTCCGGCTGCAATCGGTGGGGACGTGAAGAAACGACATGGTATTATCTTAGCAAAATCAAATCTGGCAAAACAATATGGAATTAAAACGGGAATGCCCATCGTAGAAGCAGTAAGACTCTGTCCGATGTTATATTTGGCGCAACCGAACTTCTCCATATATTCAAAGCGTTCGTCAGAACTCATGCAGTTATTAAAAGAGTTTGCTCCTGTAGTAGAACAGTTTAGTATCGATGAGGCATTTTTAGATATGTCTCATACGGAGTTGTTATATGGGGAGCCAATGCAGGCGGCACATAAGTTAAAGGATAGGATTAAAGCGGAGCTGGGTTTTACTGTAAATATTGGAGTCTCTAATTGCAAGCTGCTAGCGAAGATGGCATCTGATTTTACTAAGCCTGATCGGGTGCATAGTCTATTTCCGGAGGAAGTCCCAGAAAAGATGTGGCCCCTTCCAGTAGAAGATCTATTTTTTGTGGGACGGGCAACAGGAAGCAGGTTAAGAAGTCTGGGGATTACGACGATAGGAGAACTCGCCAAGACCGATGTGGTTTTTTTGCGTTCTCAATTTAAAAAGCATGGTGAGCTCATTCATGAATTTGCCAATGGAAGAGATGTATCCATTGTATCAGGTGAATCTAGAGAGAACAAAGGATATGGAAATTCCACAACGATACCATTTGATGTAGAGGACGCAGTGGTAGCAAAGATGGTTCTATTATCGTTAAGTGAAACGGTAGCAACTAGGTTAAGAAAGAACCATGTGGAGACCAGTGTGGTGAGCGTAGAGATTGTCGACAATACCTTTCATAAGGTGTCAAAACAAAAGACTTTACTAGATCCAACAAATGTGACAAATGATATTTATGAAATTGCATGCTCTTTATTTGAGCAGCTTTGGAACGGTGCCCCAATCCGATTGTTAGGAATTCAGACAGCTAAGGTTAGTGATGATACAGAGGCAAAGCAGCTTAGTATTTTTGATTATAACAGAGAGCCGAAGTTAGCAAAATTAGATCAAGCGGTGGATCAGATCCGTGGTAAATTTGGAGATGAGGCAATTATGAGGGCTAGCTTTATCAATGCGAAAATTCAACCGATGCAAGGGAAAAAGACGAGGGATAAGAAATAA